The following proteins are encoded in a genomic region of Neurospora crassa OR74A linkage group VI, whole genome shotgun sequence:
- a CDS encoding mitochondrial Rho GTPase 1: protein MSTAVRICVCGDEGTGKSSLIASLVKGVFVANKIQAVLPQVTIPPTTGTPENVTTTIVDTSARPQDRTTLRKEIRKSNVILLVYSDHYSYERVALFWMPYFRSLGVNVPVVLCANKSDLVSDGNAAQVAEEEMLPVMAEFREIDSCIRTSAKEQKNVIEVFYLCQKAVTHPIAPLFDYKEGQLKPACVDALRRIFFLSDKDQDGYLNDQEMQDFQQKSFDKPLSQEDLDNIKLTVSKSVPSSSTDKGLDLRGFLQLNKLYAEKGRHETIWIILRKYHYTDSLSLEDSFLHPRFDVPDYASAELSPAGYRFFMDLFLTFDKDNDGGLNDRELAALFAPTPGLPHSWAETSFPSTTVRNEAGHITLQGWLAQWSMTTFLEPKTTLEYLAYLGFETPNARETTTAALKITKPRKRRRRPGRVDRNVVLCYILGSSGAGKSSLLDVFLNRPFDTLYHPTIKPRQAVNSVELQGGKQCYLILEELGELEPAILENQAKLDACDLICYAYDSSEPDSFSHIVELRKRYPQLDELPAVYTALKADRDKTTQRSELQPDAYTAALNMSAPLHVSVTWNSISELFVALAEAATNPSTAFPRSEEPPADRASLYMALGATACAALAAFMIWRRSTSNAA, encoded by the exons ATGTCTACTG CAGTTCGAATCTGCGTTTGCGGCGATGAGGGGACGGGCAAGTCCAGCTTGATTGCCTCTCTAGTCAAGGGCGTCTTCGTCGCCAACAAGATACAGGCCGTCCTGCCTCAAGTTACCATTCCCCCGACGACCGGAACACCCGAAAAtgttaccaccaccatcgttGATACATCCGCCCGCCCACAAGACCGAACCACCTTGCGCAAGGAGATTCGAAAGTCCAACGTTATCCTCCTGGTCTACTCCGATCATTACAGCTACGAACGCGTCGCTCTATTCTGGATGCCCTACTTCCGGTCATTGGGGGTCAATGTTCCGGTTGTACTATGCGCCAACAAGTCGGACCTTGTTAGTGATGGAAATGCTGCGCAGGTGGCCGAGGAAGAGATGCTTCCTGTAATGGCTGAATTCAGGGAGATCGATTCGTGCATTAGGACGAGCGCAAAGGAGCAGAAGAACGTAATTGAGGTCTTCTATCTATGTCAGAAGGCCGTTACCCATCCAATTGCCCCCTTGTTCGACTACAAGGAAGGCCAGCTAAAGCCCGCCTGCGTCGATGCGTTGAGGAGGATATTCTTCCTGTCCGACAAGGACCAGGATGGGTACCTGAACGATCAAGAAATGCAGGATTTCCAACAAAAGTCTTTTGACAAGCCGCTTTCACAAGAAGACCTCGACAACATCAAGCTGACAGTCAGCAAGTCAGTGCCAAGCTCTAGCACTGACAAGGGTTTGGATCTCCGAGGGTTTCTGCAACTGAACAAGCTATATGCAGAAAAGGGGCGGCACGAGACGATCTGGATCATTCTTCGGAAATATCACTACACAGACAGTTTGAGTTTGGAGGACAGTTTCCTACACCCACGATTCGACGTTCCCGATTATGCGTCCGCAGAACTCAGTCCAGCGGGATACCGGTTCTTCATGGATCTTTTCTTGACTTTTGACAAGGACAACGATGGAGGCCTCAACGACCGGGAACTTGCTGCCTTGTTCGCGCCCACTCCAGGACTCCCACACTCTTGGGCTGAGACTTCGttcccctccaccaccgtccGGAACGAGGCTGGGCACATCACTCTCCAAGGGTGGCTCGCCCAGTGGAGCATGACTACCTTCCTAGAACCTAAGACAACCCTCGAGTATCTAGCATACCTAGGATTCGAGACACCAAACGCCCGCGAGACGACAACAGCCGCCCTCAAAATCACAAAACCTCGGAAGCGAAGACGTCGGCCCGGGCGCGTCGACCGCAACGTAGTCCTCTGCTACATTCTCGGCTCCTCCGGCGCCGGCAAATCCTCCCTCTTAGACGTGTTCCTCAACCGGCCCTTCGACACGCTCTACCACCCCACCATCAAGCCCAGACAGGCCGTCAACAGCGTCGAGCTCCAGGGCGGCAAGCAGTGCTATCTGATCCTCGAAGAACTCGGCGAGCTGGAGCCGGCCATCCTCGAGAACCAAGCCAAACTGGACGCCTGCGACCTCATCTGCTACGCCTACGACTCGTCCGAGCCCGACTCTTTCTCGCACATTGTCGAGCTCCGCAAGCGATACCCGCAGCTCGACGAGCTACCCGCCGTCTACACGGCCCTCAAGGCTGACCGCGACAAGACCACGCAGCGCAGCGAGCTGCAGCCAGACGCGTACACAGCCGCGCTCAACATGAGCGCGCCCTTGCACGTAAGTGTCACCTGGAATAGCATTAGCGAACTGTTTGTCGCgctggcggaggcggcgacGAACCCCAGCACGGCGTTTCCCAGGAGCGAGGAACCGCCGGCGGATAGGGCCAGTCTGTACATGGCACTGGGAGCGACGGCGTGCGCGGCGCTAGCGGCGTTTATGATTTGGAGGAGGTCGACTTCGAATGCTGCGTAG
- the vvd gene encoding vivid PAS protein VVD, which translates to MSHTVNSSTMNPWEVEAYQQYHYDPRTAPTANPLFFHTLYAPGGYDIMGYLIQIMNRPNPQVELGPVDTSCALILCDLKQKDTPIVYASEAFLYMTGYSNAEVLGRNCRFLQSPDGMVKPKSTRKYVDSNTINTMRKAIDRNAEVQVEVVNFKKNGQRFVNFLTMIPVRDETGEYRYSMGFQCETE; encoded by the exons ATGAGCCATACCGTGAACTCGAGCACCATGAACCCATGGGAGGTTGAGGCGTATCAG CAATACCACTATGACCCTCGAACCGCGCCCACGGCCaaccctctcttcttccataCGCTCTACGCTCCCGGCGGTTATGACATTATGGGCTATCTG ATTCAGATTATGAACAGGCCAAACCCCCAAGTAGAACTGGGACCTGTTGACACGTCATGCGCTCTGATTCTGTGCGACCTGAAGCAAAAAGACACGCCAATTGTGTACGCCTCGGAAGCTTTTCTCTATATGACAGGATACAGCAATGCGGAGGTCTTGGGGAGAAACTGCCGTTTTCTTCAGTCACCCGACGGAATGGTCAAGCCGAAATCGACAAGGAAGTACGTCGACTCCAACACGATCAATACGATGAGGAAAGCGATTGATAGGAACGCCGAGGTGCAGGTTGAGGTGGTCAATTTTAAGAAGAACGGCCAACGGTTTGTCAACTTCTTGACGATGATTCCGGTGCGAGATGAAACAGGGGAATACCGGTACAGCATGGGTTTCCAGTGCGAAACGGAATGA